The Streptomyces sp. NBC_01244 genome contains a region encoding:
- the dprA gene encoding DNA-processing protein DprA, protein MTAAAPAPEPGPQEEAEPEAEVLARAALTRVLEPGEEHGGRWLRAYGAVGLIRLLTGPAPEPGVLTGVGGERLAGYRRRAASADPRRDLEAAAETGGRFVCPGSPEWPSQLDDLGDARPVGLWVRGRPSLRAWALRSVAVVGARACTPYGAHMAQSLAGELAERGWVLVSGAAYGIDGAAHRGALAAGGATAAVLACGVDVSYPRGHAGLLGRIAAQGLLLGELPPGSHPTPSRFVLRNRVIAALTRGTVVVEAAHRSGSLVTARRAQALGRITMGIPGPATSGLSAGVHELLRGEASLVTDAAEVIELVGGMGELAPERRGPVIARDLLGPEAVRVLEALPAGRLADLEELTLAAGTGTDEVIGRLYELHSLGFVERQGDGWQLTPKRPRGGA, encoded by the coding sequence GTGACCGCCGCGGCGCCGGCCCCGGAACCCGGCCCGCAGGAGGAGGCGGAGCCCGAGGCCGAGGTACTCGCGCGGGCCGCGCTCACCCGGGTCCTGGAGCCCGGGGAGGAGCACGGCGGGCGCTGGCTGCGGGCGTACGGGGCCGTCGGGCTGATACGGCTGCTGACCGGGCCCGCGCCGGAGCCCGGGGTACTGACCGGGGTCGGCGGCGAGCGGCTCGCCGGATACCGCCGCCGGGCCGCGTCGGCCGACCCCCGGCGGGACCTGGAGGCCGCCGCCGAGACCGGGGGCCGGTTCGTCTGCCCCGGGTCGCCGGAGTGGCCGAGTCAGCTGGACGACCTCGGGGACGCCCGGCCCGTCGGACTGTGGGTGCGGGGCAGGCCCAGCCTGCGGGCCTGGGCCCTGCGCTCCGTGGCGGTGGTCGGAGCCCGCGCGTGCACCCCGTACGGGGCGCACATGGCCCAGAGCCTGGCCGGTGAACTCGCCGAGCGCGGGTGGGTGCTGGTCTCGGGCGCCGCCTACGGGATCGACGGCGCCGCCCACCGCGGCGCCCTGGCCGCCGGCGGAGCCACGGCCGCCGTGCTTGCCTGCGGGGTGGACGTGTCCTACCCGCGCGGGCACGCCGGCCTGCTCGGCCGGATCGCCGCCCAGGGACTGCTCCTCGGCGAGCTGCCGCCCGGCAGCCATCCCACGCCGAGCCGTTTCGTCCTGCGCAACCGCGTCATCGCCGCCCTGACCCGGGGCACGGTCGTCGTGGAGGCGGCCCACCGCAGCGGGTCCCTGGTCACCGCCCGGCGGGCCCAGGCGCTGGGGAGGATCACCATGGGCATCCCGGGCCCGGCCACCAGCGGTCTCTCGGCCGGCGTGCACGAACTGCTGCGCGGAGAGGCCTCGCTGGTCACGGACGCGGCGGAGGTCATCGAGCTGGTCGGAGGGATGGGAGAGCTGGCACCCGAGCGGCGGGGCCCCGTCATCGCCCGGGACCTGCTGGGCCCCGAAGCGGTCCGGGTCCTCGAAGCCCTGCCGGCGGGGCGCCTCGCAGACCTGGAGGAGCTGACCCTCGCCGCGGGCACCGGCACCGATGAAGTCATCGGCAGACTGTACGAACTTCACTCTCTGGGGTTCGTCGAACGGCAGGGCGACGGCTGGCAGTTGACCCCGAAGCGGCCGAGAGGAGGTGCATAA
- the whiG gene encoding RNA polymerase sigma factor WhiG, with protein MPQHTSGSDRAAVPPAARGSERSTAPSSLEVLWRSYKDSGDERLREQLILHYSPLVKYVAGRVSVGLPPNVEQADFVSSGVFGLIDAIEKFDIERSIKFETYAITRIRGAMIDELRALDWIPRSVRQKARAVERAYATLEAQLRRTPTEHEVAGEMGIGVEDLHAVFSQLSLANVVALEELLHVGGEGDRLSLMDTLEDTAADNPVEVAEDRELRRLLARAINTLPEREKTVVTLYYYEGLTLAEIGNVLGVTESRVSQIHTKSVLQLRAKLADVGR; from the coding sequence ATGCCCCAGCACACCTCAGGGTCCGACCGCGCTGCGGTGCCCCCCGCTGCGCGCGGCAGCGAGCGGTCCACCGCGCCCTCGTCCCTGGAGGTGCTGTGGCGCTCGTACAAGGACTCGGGTGACGAGCGGCTGCGGGAGCAGCTGATCCTGCACTACTCGCCCCTCGTGAAGTACGTGGCGGGCCGCGTCAGCGTCGGCCTGCCGCCCAATGTGGAACAGGCCGACTTCGTCTCCTCCGGAGTCTTCGGACTGATCGACGCCATCGAGAAGTTCGACATCGAACGGTCCATCAAGTTCGAGACGTACGCGATCACCCGCATCCGCGGCGCGATGATCGACGAGCTGCGGGCGCTGGACTGGATCCCCCGCTCGGTGCGGCAGAAGGCGCGCGCCGTCGAACGGGCCTACGCCACGCTGGAGGCCCAGCTGCGGCGCACCCCGACCGAGCACGAGGTCGCCGGGGAAATGGGCATCGGCGTGGAGGATCTGCACGCCGTTTTCAGCCAGTTGTCGCTCGCCAACGTGGTCGCCCTCGAAGAACTGCTGCACGTGGGCGGGGAGGGCGACCGCCTCTCCCTGATGGACACGCTGGAGGACACCGCCGCGGACAACCCGGTGGAGGTCGCGGAGGACCGGGAGTTGCGCCGGCTGCTGGCGCGGGCCATCAACACGCTGCCCGAGCGGGAGAAGACGGTGGTGACCCTCTACTACTACGAGGGCCTCACGCTCGCCGAGATCGGCAACGTCCTCGGGGTCACCGAGAGCCGCGTCAGCCAGATCCACACCAAGTCGGTCCTGCAGCTGCGGGCGAAGCTGGCGGACGTCGGGCGCTGA
- a CDS encoding TetR/AcrR family transcriptional regulator, which yields MAEHRSMQRGALLDAARSLLSEGGTEALTFPALAERTGLARSSVYEYFRSRAAVVEELCAVDFPVWAAEIEAAMSEAETPEAKIEAYVRCQLGLVGDKRHRAVVAISASELDAGAREKIRAAHGSLIAMIVEALGALGQAEPRLAAMLLQGVVDAAVRRIEAGAGEDPVVVTDAAVAMALRGVGG from the coding sequence GTGGCCGAGCACCGGTCGATGCAGCGCGGCGCCCTGTTGGACGCCGCGCGTTCCCTGCTGTCCGAAGGGGGGACGGAAGCGCTGACCTTCCCCGCCCTAGCCGAGCGGACCGGCCTCGCCCGGTCCTCCGTGTACGAGTACTTCCGGTCCCGCGCGGCCGTCGTCGAAGAGCTGTGCGCGGTGGACTTTCCCGTGTGGGCGGCCGAGATCGAGGCGGCGATGTCCGAGGCGGAGACGCCGGAGGCGAAGATCGAGGCGTATGTGCGCTGCCAGCTGGGGCTGGTGGGGGACAAGCGGCACCGGGCGGTGGTGGCGATCTCGGCGAGCGAGCTGGACGCCGGGGCGCGCGAGAAGATCCGCGCGGCGCACGGGAGCCTGATCGCGATGATCGTGGAGGCGCTGGGCGCGCTGGGGCAGGCGGAGCCGAGGCTGGCCGCGATGCTGCTCCAGGGTGTGGTGGACGCCGCCGTCCGGCGGATCGAGGCCGGTGCCGGGGAAGATCCCGTCGTGGTCACGGACGCGGCGGTGGCCATGGCCCTGCGGGGCGTCGGGGGCTGA
- a CDS encoding M23 family metallopeptidase, with translation MTKLLLTLLLALGLTLAPPPTAPGPPGPRGLPEPLVPPGPTGRPLPSPLTVVRWWDPPPTPYAAGHRGVDLAAPVGAELRAIGPGHVHYAGPVAGRGVLSLTLPNGLRTTYEPVRPLVAQGAEVAAGQVVALLTDGPHCPRPCLHWGLLHAKTYLNPLTLLPRPTPRLLPLTPQPSGV, from the coding sequence ATGACGAAGCTGCTGCTCACCCTGCTCCTGGCCCTGGGCCTCACCCTGGCCCCACCTCCGACGGCACCGGGACCGCCCGGACCGCGAGGGCTGCCGGAACCACTGGTGCCACCGGGCCCGACCGGACGCCCGCTGCCCTCTCCCCTCACGGTGGTCCGCTGGTGGGACCCGCCCCCGACCCCGTACGCGGCGGGCCACCGCGGGGTGGACCTGGCGGCCCCGGTGGGCGCGGAGCTCCGCGCGATCGGTCCGGGCCATGTCCACTACGCCGGCCCGGTGGCCGGCCGCGGAGTCCTCTCGCTGACCCTCCCGAACGGCCTGCGCACGACCTACGAACCGGTCCGCCCCCTGGTGGCACAGGGCGCCGAGGTCGCGGCGGGCCAGGTGGTCGCCCTCCTCACGGACGGCCCCCACTGCCCCCGCCCCTGCCTCCACTGGGGCCTCCTCCACGCGAAGACCTACCTCAACCCCCTGACCCTCCTCCCCCGCCCAACCCCCCGCCTCCTACCCCTGACCCCTCAGCCGTCCGGCGTTTGA
- the rpsB gene encoding 30S ribosomal protein S2: protein MAVVTMRELLESGVHFGHQTRRWNPKMKRFIFTERNGIYIIDLLQSLSYIDRAYEFVKETVAHGGSIMFVGTKKQAQEAIAEQATRVGMPYVNQRWLGGMLTNFSTVYKRLQRLKELEAIDFEDVAASGLTKKELLVLSREKIKLEKTLGGIREMSKVPSAVWIVDTKKEHIAVGEARKLHIPVVAILDTNCDPDEVDYKIPGNDDAIRSVTLLTRVIADAVAEGLIARSGAATGDSKPGEKAAAEPLAEWERDLLEGEKKADSDETVEAAPAAEAVVDAPAVEAEAAPAAEAEVVAEAVVEAPAADAEQA from the coding sequence ATGGCCGTCGTAACGATGCGGGAGCTGCTGGAAAGCGGCGTCCACTTCGGTCACCAGACCCGCCGTTGGAACCCGAAGATGAAGCGCTTCATCTTCACGGAGCGCAACGGCATCTACATCATCGACCTGCTGCAGTCGCTGTCGTACATCGACCGCGCCTACGAGTTCGTGAAGGAGACCGTCGCCCACGGCGGTTCCATCATGTTCGTCGGTACCAAGAAGCAGGCCCAGGAGGCCATCGCCGAGCAGGCGACGCGCGTTGGTATGCCCTACGTCAACCAGCGGTGGCTGGGTGGCATGCTCACCAACTTCTCCACCGTCTACAAGCGCCTTCAGCGTCTGAAGGAGCTTGAGGCGATCGACTTCGAGGACGTCGCCGCCTCGGGTCTCACCAAGAAGGAGCTCCTGGTCCTCTCTCGCGAGAAGATCAAGCTGGAGAAGACCCTCGGTGGTATCCGCGAGATGTCGAAGGTTCCCAGCGCCGTCTGGATCGTCGACACCAAGAAGGAGCACATCGCCGTCGGTGAGGCGCGCAAGCTCCACATCCCGGTCGTCGCGATCCTCGACACCAACTGCGACCCCGACGAGGTCGACTACAAGATCCCGGGCAACGACGACGCGATCCGCTCCGTCACCCTGCTCACCCGCGTGATCGCCGACGCCGTCGCCGAGGGCCTCATCGCCCGTTCCGGTGCCGCCACTGGCGACTCGAAGCCGGGCGAGAAGGCCGCCGCCGAGCCGCTCGCCGAGTGGGAGCGCGACCTGCTCGAGGGTGAGAAGAAGGCCGACTCCGACGAGACGGTCGAGGCCGCTCCGGCCGCCGAGGCCGTTGTCGACGCCCCCGCCGTCGAGGCGGAGGCTGCTCCGGCCGCCGAGGCCGAGGTTGTCGCCGAGGCCGTCGTCGAGGCTCCGGCCGCCGACGCCGAGCAGGCCTGA
- the tsf gene encoding translation elongation factor Ts, whose protein sequence is MANYTAADVKKLRELTGVGMLDCKNALVESDGDVDKAVEALRIKGQKGVAKREGRSAENGAVVSVIADDNTSGVIVELKCETDFVAKGDKFLAVTNQLAEHVAATSPADIEALLASEIEPGKTVQAFVDEANANLGEKIVLDRFAQFTGGYVSAYMHRTMPDLPFQIGVLVELDKPNAEVARGVAQHIAAFAPKWLSKEDVPADVVESERRVAEEVTRAEGKPEAALPKIVEGRVNGFFRDNTLLGQAYALDAKKSVQKVLDEAGVTLVRFSRIKVGI, encoded by the coding sequence ATGGCGAACTACACCGCCGCTGACGTCAAGAAGCTCCGCGAGCTCACCGGCGTCGGCATGCTGGACTGCAAGAACGCGCTGGTCGAGTCCGACGGCGACGTCGACAAGGCCGTCGAGGCGCTCCGTATCAAGGGTCAGAAGGGCGTCGCCAAGCGCGAAGGCCGTTCTGCCGAGAACGGTGCAGTCGTCTCCGTGATCGCCGACGACAACACCTCCGGTGTCATCGTCGAGCTGAAGTGCGAGACGGACTTCGTCGCCAAGGGCGACAAGTTCCTGGCCGTCACCAACCAGCTGGCCGAGCACGTCGCCGCGACCTCCCCGGCCGACATCGAGGCGCTCCTCGCGTCCGAGATCGAGCCCGGCAAGACCGTCCAGGCGTTCGTGGACGAGGCCAACGCCAACCTCGGCGAGAAGATCGTCCTGGACCGCTTCGCGCAGTTCACCGGCGGTTACGTCTCGGCGTACATGCACCGCACGATGCCCGACCTGCCGTTCCAGATCGGCGTCCTGGTCGAGCTCGACAAGCCCAACGCCGAGGTCGCCCGCGGCGTCGCGCAGCACATCGCCGCGTTCGCGCCGAAGTGGCTCTCCAAGGAAGACGTCCCCGCCGACGTCGTCGAGTCCGAGCGTCGCGTGGCCGAAGAGGTCACCCGCGCCGAGGGCAAGCCGGAAGCCGCGCTGCCGAAGATCGTCGAGGGTCGTGTCAACGGCTTCTTCCGCGACAACACGCTGCTCGGCCAGGCGTACGCCCTGGACGCCAAGAAGTCCGTCCAGAAGGTTCTGGACGAGGCCGGTGTCACCCTGGTGCGCTT